ATGAGCTGGTACATTCCTCTGAGATCATTTGCCTCGGCAAATGCGCCTTCTACCCAGCCAAGAATCGGAATTTCACCATTGCATTCCTGTTGATAGAGAGAAACTGCCTTGAGACGGTCACACATTCTTTCTGACGATGCGGGATCGATGGTTTTCAGCTTTTTAACATCTTCATAATTTTTTATATAAGGATCGGTACAGCGGGGAACATCGTCCTCGAGTATGATGACTGTACCTCCAAACCCTGCGGTTTCCCGAAAGGGATCTGAGATTGCACTAACCATATCAATCCCAAAGTCTCGGCAGCAGGTTAGGTTTCCTTCCACGAGATATCTGTAATCTGTACAGTACTTTCCATATGGGATATTGATATACTTGGCTGCAAACTGCATGATAATGTTTAGATTTGGAACACGGTCGACAGGAAGTTTTGCTAGTCTGCTTTCAACTCTTTCCATACTGTTCATGGGCAAGCCTCCTCAGAAAAAATGCCTTGTATCAAATTGATGATCAGTTTTCCTTAATGCTGTAAATTTCGAATGAAAGCCGCTGTCTTATTAGATACTGTCAATGTAACATATAGATTGGGTGGATTCAATCAATTTCATAATCATATAAATTGGCCCTATCAAAATATAAATAACTGGCTCTAGTAATCATTCCAGATTAGGCGTAAAATGCTGTTAATACTAGTTGACAATTTAACTTATCATTTATTGAACCAGTATCGTTAAAACCAAGAGGATCATATTCAATAGGAATCAGGAGGCTGAATCATGGAAACAAAATCGGAAGCAAAATATGTATTTATTATTCAATGCGAGATTGCCAGACAAAGGTGCAGCGGTTTCGCATGTACAAACGGATTCTACAACAGAGATGACGTATTTCAGGGGTATGATGACGGAGTCAGATATATTGCAATCACCTGCGGGGGTTGCTGCGGTGCAGGTCTGGCGGCCAGAATGGAGCATTTTTCAAACAAGCTTCGGAAAACCGATGTGACAAAGGATGAGGTAGCGGTTCATCTGTCCTCCTGTATGGTTACGGACAATTACCACCACGATCGATGTCCACACACTGAATATATCAAAGGTCTCATCATCAAAAAGGGATATAAAAACATTACTGAAGGCACATACATAAGCAAGACTGCTGAGAAGAAGCGGGAAAAAGGGGAATATAAGCGGTATGCTGATACTACAGAAGGAATCAAAACAAGCCTTATATGAACAAATCTATGATCAGCTGAAAGAGCAGATCCTAATGGGTAAGCTAGCAGAAAACAGTACACTGCCTTCAACAAGGAGTATGGCAAAGCAGCTGCAAGTGAGCAGAAATACCGTAGAAAGCGCATATCATCAGCTCTGTTCTGAAGGCTATCTATCCAGCAAGGCCTGCAGCGGTTATCGGGTTGAAAAAATTCAATCCAATCTGATCTATGACAATCCTCATCACGATTATCATTACCGTGATGAACATATTGTGTCTGAAGAAGAGAAAAACGAGCAGGGGACGGCTGAGATCCAAATATCGTTTCAGTATGGGCGGCTGGAGTTTGCTGATTTTCCGATTAGAACCTACCGGAGAATCATGAATCAGATTCTGCTCTCTTCTGAGATCACTAACATTTCTGCCTATAACAACAGAATTGGGGAGCCGGAACTCAGACAGGAGATTATGAAATATCTCTATGCTTCCCGAGGCGTAAGGTGCACACCGGAGCAGATTATCCTCTGCTCCGG
This genomic window from Clostridiales bacterium contains:
- a CDS encoding CGGC domain-containing protein, with protein sequence METKSEAKYVFIIQCEIARQRCSGFACTNGFYNRDDVFQGYDDGVRYIAITCGGCCGAGLAARMEHFSNKLRKTDVTKDEVAVHLSSCMVTDNYHHDRCPHTEYIKGLIIKKGYKNITEGTYISKTAEKKREKGEYKRYADTTEGIKTSLI